Genomic DNA from Acuticoccus sp. MNP-M23:
AAGTCGAGCAGCGAGAGGAGCGTGTTGAGGTTGTTGGGCACGTCCTTGCCGGTGATGATTCTCCGCACGCCCGGCATGCGTTCTGCGGCGGACGTGTCGATCCGGCGGATCTTCGCGTGGTGGTGCGGCGAGCGGGTGCAGCGGATGTGGCAAAGACCGTCGAACAAATGGTCGTCGTAGAACGGCGAGCGGCCGGTGACGTGTCCCACCATGTCCTGCCGCTGGGTCGGCTTGCCGATCTCGTTGAGGTCGTCATCCCGCTCGTCGGCGAAATATTCCTTGCGAAATTCGAGGGGCATCAGCGGGCTCCCGTCCGGCGGAGGCCGCCATTGGCGGCGGCGGTGAGCACGGCCTCGATGATCGCCTCGTAGCCGGTGCAACGGCAGATGTTGCCGGAGATGGCCTCCACCACCTCTTCCCGGCTGGGGCGCGGGTTGTGCTTCAGAAGCGCTGCGGCGGACATCAGCATGCCCCCCGTGCAATAGCCGCACTGGGCCGCGAAATGGGTCATGAACGCGTCCTGGAGGGGCGACAGCGCGCCATCCGCAAGGCCGGCGACCGTGTCGATCTCGGCGCCCTCGACGGTTTCGGCCAGAGTGAGGCAGGACAGGCGCGGCGCACCGTCGATGATGACGGTGCAGGCGCCGCAGGTGCCCTGCGCGCAGCCATACTTGGGCGTGAGGTCGCCGACGCCGCGGCGCAGCACGTCGAGAAGGTTCTGCCCGTCCGAAACGAACGCTGCCTTTTCCTCGCCGTTGTGGGTGAAGGTGACGGGCTTTTTCGCCATCAGCGGATGTCCTCCAGAAGGCGTCGAAGGTGCACGCCCGCAACTTCGCGGCGGTACCAGGCGGTGGCGATGGCGTCGTCGCGGGGGCTGAGCCCCTCGGCGGCGTGGGCGGCGGCCGCGGCAATGGCGGACGCACCTAGCGCCTGGCCGTTCAGCGCCCGCTCGGCAGCTTCCGCGCGCACCGGGCGCGCGCCCATGCCGTTGAAGACGATCCGCGCATTCTCGATCCGCCCGCCCTGCCGCGGCAGCACCGCCGCCACGGACAGCACCGACACGCCCTTGGGCTTGATCCGCGAGACCTTGCGGAAGTGAAGCCCGCCCTGCGGCACCGGCACATGCACGGCCGCAACCAGCGACCGGGTCGGTCCCCCGCGAATGAGGTCGTCGATGCTCTGCCGCCGCCCATCGGTCATCT
This window encodes:
- a CDS encoding 2Fe-2S iron-sulfur cluster-binding protein; this translates as MAKKPVTFTHNGEEKAAFVSDGQNLLDVLRRGVGDLTPKYGCAQGTCGACTVIIDGAPRLSCLTLAETVEGAEIDTVAGLADGALSPLQDAFMTHFAAQCGYCTGGMLMSAAALLKHNPRPSREEVVEAISGNICRCTGYEAIIEAVLTAAANGGLRRTGAR
- a CDS encoding FAD binding domain-containing protein — protein: MPLTVETYPTLSEAARAFAAARAARFMGGGTILMRAVNEADQSFDTLIRTTDRAMTEIRTTGSAVTLGAGVTMASIAASRDTAFLAPVARLIGGPQVRAAATVAGNLFAAAPYGDLTAALMALGATAEMTDGRRQSIDDLIRGGPTRSLVAAVHVPVPQGGLHFRKVSRIKPKGVSVLSVAAVLPRQGGRIENARIVFNGMGARPVRAEAAERALNGQALGASAIAAAAAHAAEGLSPRDDAIATAWYRREVAGVHLRRLLEDIR